A stretch of Plutella xylostella chromosome 10, ilPluXylo3.1, whole genome shotgun sequence DNA encodes these proteins:
- the LOC119693640 gene encoding uncharacterized protein LOC119693640 — MASLKLLFVLLLQLVFVLALPADNNHVEIVNPLDNSKLSTTPALLVHMGADGAAPGAFAEGAAALGGCTNALCAQICRALGWGGGYCLSSTDCLCYR, encoded by the exons ATGGCTTCACTGAAACTTCTGTTCGTGCTTCTGCTGCAGCTGGTCTTTGTGCTGGCTCTCCCAGCCGACAATAACC ACGTGGAAATAGTGAACCCTCTGGACAACTCCAAGCTGTCGACGACCCCGGCTCTGCTGGTGCACATGGGGGCTGACGGCGCTGCCCCGGGCGCCTTCGCCGAGGGCGCGGCTGCCCTGGGCGGGTGCACCAACGCCCTCTGCGcgcagatctgccgcgcccTGGGCTGGGGCGGCGGCTACTGCCTCAGCTCCACCGACTGTCTCTGCTACCGGTAG